The DNA region GGGCTGGGTGTAGGGGCGACCCGCGGGTCGCCCTACGCGGTACGCCTCCCCGCGCGGGCAAGCCGACCTCGCCCCAGCGTTCTGCCAGCGGAGGGCTTCTAACCGCGAATGAACGCGAATAACCGAATAGAATAGAAATAGACATTCGCGTTTATTCTCGCGATTCGCGGTTCCTCGTCCCTTCGACATGGACGGGGACGCCCAGTAGCCGCGCCGCAATACCCTCAAACGCACGCGGGTCGCCGGACGTGTAGAAAAGGCGCAGGGCGGGGCCGCGTCCGACCGTGCGCAGCCCATGCTGTTCCAGCACCCGAGCCGTCTGGCGGGCTACGGCGGGCGCGGGGTCTATGATGTCCACGTGCGGCCCCACGAGGCGCGCGATGGCCTCCCGCAGAAACGGGTAGTGCGTACACCCCAGCACCAGCGAGTCAACCCCCGCCCCCACCATCGGCTCCAGGTACAGCCGCAGCAGACGGTCGGTCTCCGGATCGTCCAGTTTCCCCGCTTCCACCTGCTGCACCAGGCCGGGGCAAACCTGCGTGAGCACCTCCACCCCGTTGGCATACCGCTCCAGCAGGCGCGCGAAGAGTTCGCCCTGAAATGTTACGGGCGTGGCGATAACGCCCACTTTGCCGGCGCGGGTGCGTTCGGCCGCAGGCTTCACCGCCGGCTCCATGCCGACGATGGGCACGGAGAACCGCTCGCGCAGATGGTGGAGCGCGGCGGCCGATGCGGTGTTGCACGCCACGACGACAACCTGCGCGCCGCGTTGGACGAGAAAGTCGGTGATGCGCACGGCCAGGTCGCGGATCTCCTTGGCGCTGCGCGAACCGTAGGGGCAGTGGGCCGTGTCGGCGAAGTAGAGGGTGCTCTCGTCGGGCAGTTGCGCCCAGATTTCGCGCAGCAC from Chloroflexota bacterium includes:
- a CDS encoding glutamate racemase, whose translation is MIGVFDSGVGGLSVLREIWAQLPDESTLYFADTAHCPYGSRSAKEIRDLAVRITDFLVQRGAQVVVVACNTASAAALHHLRERFSVPIVGMEPAVKPAAERTRAGKVGVIATPVTFQGELFARLLERYANGVEVLTQVCPGLVQQVEAGKLDDPETDRLLRLYLEPMVGAGVDSLVLGCTHYPFLREAIARLVGPHVDIIDPAPAVARQTARVLEQHGLRTVGRGPALRLFYTSGDPRAFEGIAARLLGVPVHVEGTRNRESRE